In Quercus robur chromosome 11, dhQueRobu3.1, whole genome shotgun sequence, the following proteins share a genomic window:
- the LOC126706576 gene encoding citrate-binding protein-like — translation MRKMNNSGRCLLVILVMIGALKMFNFCGADLTDGFTLVPLTESNFELKKPYDIPLDQCYSFVNGVHYLWVYADDKPHDPGSHTQPRTEIRIKGLDYSSGVWQFEGYGFAPNGTSGATVAQIHGAAQGATTLILRIYDGDMRYYSRDLVATDLYDKWFRLNIIHNVDMGMVTVFIDGVQNFQVKDEGPGDLYFKCGVYAAPTNISYYMESRWRDIKIYKH, via the exons GATCGGCGCACTAAAGATGTTCAATTTTTGTGGTGCTGATCTTACTGATGGCTTCACCCTTGTGCCATTAACAGAGTCAAATTTTGAGCTAAAGAAGCCATATGACATACCCCTAGACCAATGCTACAGTTTTGTTAATGGGGTTCACTATTTATGGGTCTATGCTGATGACAAGCCACACGACCCCGGTAGTCATACCCAGCCACGTACTGAAATTCGAATAAAG GGGCTTGACTATTCAAGTGGAGTCTGGCAATTTGAAGGCTATGGCTTTGCTCCAAATGGAACATCTGGTGCTACAGTAGCACAGATTCATGGTGCAGCTCAAGGTGCCACCACTTTGATACTAAGAATCTATGATGGGGACATGAGGTATTACAGTAGAGATCTGGTGGCTACTGATCTCTATGATAAGTGGTTCAGACTTAATATAATTCATAATGTTGATATGGGGATGGTAACTGTTTTCATTGATGGTgtccaaaattttcaagtaaaagATGAAGGACCAGGAGACTTGTACTTCAAATGTGGTGTTTATGCTGCACCGACTAATATCAGCTACTACATGGAATCAAGATGGAGagatatcaaaatatataaacattaa